In a genomic window of Acipenser ruthenus chromosome 41, fAciRut3.2 maternal haplotype, whole genome shotgun sequence:
- the LOC131709117 gene encoding zinc finger protein 883-like isoform X3, with the protein MDSVKMESVLIKEEFPELELVPIRVEFSGLASLPIKQELCEMQCDSSQPEVSEIKAEHNDLEIPQTEEPLPVKQEEVLETVRIKQEPPEVEFEHMEPVKEESEDFKPNIPELEPVRLRECSVVLERICVREQGAGEEGSPNSMQGGGKEDGCSHSECSLAGSSPADKARAGGGEYPDCGKGFTQLGNLKTNQQIHTGEKPYRCSDCGKSFRNSGTLKIHQLIHTGEKPYFCSDCGKSFRNSGTLKAHQQIHTGEKPYCCSDCGKSFRERGALTKHERIHTGEKPYCCSDCGKSFRHADSLNKHQRIHTGEKPYCCSDCGKSFRVSEQLKTHQRIHTGEKPYCCSICGKSFSLFGHLKSHHQIHTGEKPYCCSDCGKSFRHADSLNKHQRIHTGEKPYHCSDCGKSFRVSEQLKTHQRIHTGEKPYCCSDCGKSFSRFGHLKSHHQIHTGEKPYRCSDCGKSFRHADSLNKHQLIHTGEKPCRCSDCGKSFRERGTLRNHERLHTGEKPYCCSDCGKSFRHADSLTNHERIHTGEKPYCCSDCGKSFRNSGTLKTHQRIHTGEKPYCCSDCGKSFSLLGNLKRHQRIHTGEKPVLLL; encoded by the exons atggacagtgtgaagatggaatctgtcctgattaaagaggagttccctgaacttgaacttgtccccattagagtggagttctctgggctggcttccctccccattaaacaggagctctgtgagatgcaatgtgacagcagtcagccagaggtctctgagattaaagctgagcacaatgacctggagatcccccagacagaagaaccccttcctgttaaacaagaagaggtgctggaaactgtccgtattaaacaggagccccctgaagtagagtttgagcacatggaaccagtgaaggaagaatccgaggacttcaaaccaaacatccctgagctggagcctgtacgcctgcgggagtgtagcgtggtgctggagagaatctgcgtgagagagcaaggcgctggagaggaaggctctcccaacagcatgcaaggaggtggaaaggaagacgggtgctcccattcagaatgcagtctagcag gttccagtccagcagataaagcgagggcgggcggtggagaatatcctgactgtgggaaaggtttcacccagttaggaaacctgaaaacaaaccagcaaattcacacaggagagaaaccgtatcgctgctctgactgtgggaagagtttcagaaattCAGGAACACTGAAAATACACCAActaattcatacaggagagaaaccgtatttctgctctgactgtgggaagagtttcagaaattcaggaacactgaaagcacaccagcaaattcacacaggagagaaaccgtattgctgctctgactgtgggaagagtttcagagaaagaggagcCCTGACAAAACatgagcgaattcacacaggcgagaaaccgtattgctgctctgactgtgggaagagtttcaggcatGCAGACTCCCTGaataaacaccagcgaattcatacaggagaaaaaccgtattgctgctctgactgtgggaagagtttcagagtttcagaacaactgaaaacacaccagcgaattcatacaggagagaaaccgtattgctgctctatctgtgggaagagtttcagtctgtttGGACACCTGAAATCACAccatcaaattcacacaggagagaaaccgtattgctgctctgactgtgggaagagtttcaggcatGCAGACTCCCTGaataaacaccagcgaattcatacaggagaaaaaccgtatcactgctctgactgtgggaagagtttcagagtttcagaacaactgaaaacacaccagcgaattcatacaggagagaaaccatattgctgctctgactgtgggaagagtttcagtcggtttGGACACCTGAAATCACACCATcagattcacacaggagagaaaccgtatcgctgctctgactgtgggaagagtttcaggcatGCAGACTCCCTGAATAAACACCAGCTAATTCATACAGGAGAAAAACCGtgtcgctgctctgactgtgggaagagtttcagagaaagaggaacccTGAGAAATCATGAGCGacttcatacaggagagaaaccgtattgctgctctgactgtgggaagagtttcaggcatGCAGACTCCCTGACAAATCatgagcgaattcacacaggagagaaaccgtattgttgctctgactgtgggaagagtttcagaaattcaggaacactgaaaacacaccagcgaattcacacaggagagaaaccgtattgctgctctgactgtgggaagagtttcagtctgttaggaaacctgaaaagacaccagcgaattcacacaggagagaaacctgtattgttgctctga